A genomic window from Verrucomicrobiota bacterium includes:
- a CDS encoding DUF4338 domain-containing protein, with protein MFFGTFYKGQWLAVATWSSAAFHIKDRDQFIGWTPEQCRRRLPLLANNSRLLVMPDCHYYNLISRFMKLMLARLSEDWQQRWGHPLALVETFVDPRYYPGTAYKVSGWSHLGKTAGWKRDADDFYEKNDAPKQV; from the coding sequence ATTTTTTTCGGGACATTCTACAAAGGGCAGTGGCTGGCCGTGGCGACTTGGAGCTCGGCCGCCTTCCACATCAAAGACCGAGATCAGTTCATTGGCTGGACTCCTGAACAGTGCCGGCGCCGGCTGCCGCTTTTGGCTAACAATTCCCGCCTGCTGGTCATGCCCGACTGCCACTACTACAATCTCATCAGCCGCTTCATGAAGTTGATGTTGGCCCGACTCTCGGAGGACTGGCAGCAACGCTGGGGACATCCCCTCGCCCTGGTGGAGACGTTCGTTGACCCCCGCTACTACCCAGGCACGGCTTACAAAGTTAGCGGTTGGTCGCACCTGGGCAAAACGGCCGGTTGGAAGCGCGATGCCGACGATTTTTACGAGAAGAACGACGCGCCCAAACAGGTTTGA